A region of the Sarcophilus harrisii chromosome 3, mSarHar1.11, whole genome shotgun sequence genome:
GAGCCTTGCCCTGCTGGCCAGCCACAGAGAAATCCCAAAGATCAGtaccctctcctccttccttccctccctccctggagTGAGTGACCATGGCCTggaattttaatggaaaaatacaaCTAGGGGCactgcttctctctctccttggatGGATCTGCTCTTGTGTTACCACAGCTGTTCCTCTGTGGAAGAATCTCAGCTTGGAACTGAATGAAATGGAGAGCTGGAGCATGGGGCTTTGGGGGGTCTGTGTGATCCAGGAAGAAGGGGCTGTAGTATGCAAGACTTTTGAGTCTTTCTTGGCTTTGCCCCAGGAGTTCCGAGCATCCAGGATCCTCATGTTGGCCTCCAACGGGCTGGGCTTTTTGGGGTTTCTCTTCTCTAGCCTCGGTTCTGATTGCTTCCAGCTCCAGGGGGTCAGCTGGGGATTGAAGAAATGGCTACGATTCCTCGCAGGGGTGCTGGTGGAGGTGGCCGCAGCTTCAACTCTTTTCCCTGTTTCTTGGGTGGCCTATAGCACCGTCCAGGATTTCTGGGATGAACACGTTCCTGAGATTGTGCCCCGGTGGGAGTTTGGAGAAGCCCTCTTCCTGGGCTGGTTTGCTGGAGTTTTTCTAGCAGTTAGTGGATTGCTCTTGATCTGCTCGACCTGGCTGGAAAATGATGAACCACCTTTGCCTCCTAATGGCTCTCTGGTAACCCTTCCAACAGGGGGTCCATCTGAGATGCCAGAGAGGTTCTTCCATCCACCTCCAAGACACAGAGACCTGGTAATCTAGGGCTGGATCTTAATTAGGGAGCACAAGGAGAATTAAAATGCTTTCTTATCCCTATCAATTCTTTAATCTTAGCTGGTTTTACCTTGCTTCTGGTAGTGGTGACAGTGCTAATGGGGCTGGTGCTGGTGTTGGTGTTAAAAGGGTCCAGAACATAAGGGatataaatgggaaaagataaatgttcttctattagatatatttttattaaaaatgtaacaATAATAAATGTCACATAGTATACTACACAGTAATACAATAAGAACATTCTTAACAACATAAATgttataataaatacaatatataatggTATGATAGTGAacatcatataaatatgtaaataatatatgtaatatgataACCTTCATGTGTTTTCCCCATTTACTAAGGATTAATGAACTCTTCAGGTATCTGGAAGTGACATATTGTACCAGTGAAAAACTTCCCCATCTCCCTAAAGTTGGATATGAGGCAGCATAATAGTGGGGAAGCATGCTGGGGTTGCAGTCAGATTTGCTTAAAGACCTGagtcaaatcccagctctgcctttttttttagtacctgtgtgattttgggtaaaTCTTTCAATTTGTTTGGGTCTCAGTTTATcccttgtaaaatgaaaatgttgggtTAGAAGAATTATAatatcccttctagctttaaatctgtgattcttttcTCTTGACCTGAAACGCATACAATTTGAAGAGACGAATGCTTGACTTTGCTtgatatttaagaagaaaaatcttaCTTATGTTACATTTTGATGCTACAGCTGGGCTTATGAAACCAGCCAAGATTGTGTCAACCTTGCCAGTAAGGTGACCTGGGGGCTTCCTAAACTATGTGAGTGCTTTCCCAATAAGGCCTATACTAAACAGGAAGATGCAATGTGGACATAGAAGAGCTGTCCCATGGAGGGGACCATCTGTTCCTAAGTAGCATAACTTGTTTTGGTGATCATCTCTAAACCTGTGGGCTACAACATCCTATTATAGAATATGACTTTCACTGAATAAACAACCCCCTATATCTGTGATGAGGtccttcttcatttaaaaaaaaagtcagtgctCTGCAGGGGTTGGGGAATTAGTGTCCTAACTACTGGGCTCTGACAGGACATGCCTCTACCACTAATTTCTCTATCTcagtggagaaagaaaaggcagctGTATCCAGCCTCAGTGGGAACTCTTGGAAGCAGATAAAATCTAAGTCCTCAGGATCTGAAATTAACCTGTACCTGGCAACCATCTCTTAAGAGATTTCTGGGATTAAGGAAATACAGCAGGATGGATTACGTACAGCTGCAAACTAAGGGAAAATAAGCACTTATAAgcagcaggaaaagaaaatgacctttGGAAAAATCCAGTGATTAATGTTGGGTCCTAAATAGGGTCTTTGTTATCCAGGAGTTCACCTGGTCCTGCTGTGGGCCTTTCAGACCTCATCCTAATCTCATGTTTGCAGCATCACCGCCCTCAACCCCACTCCCAGCAGTTGAGATGTGTTCTGTTACCAACATAAGATCATAGCTTAATTTCAGTAAAGAGAAGTGAATACCAAAAACTTGTTAAGCAAACATTCTGTTTTCCTTATGTTGTGCATCACAGGGAACACaagggagaaaaaacagaacaagtaTTTCCAAAATTGATCCTTTCCTGAAAAAAAGGATGAGCTACTCTATTCCAGGGCCCTGCATGACTTTAGAGTAAAGAGATTTAGGAGCTCAGATGCAATTGCTGCTGTTTCGAATTCACCTACAATTGAAAAGATCTATATAGAGAAGTAAGGAGGGAACAGCTCTTTGGGCCTTTAAAATCAACTCTGTCTTTGCTGTTGGGAATTTGGAGCaaaatattttgtgattaaaGTTTCTTCTTTTGTGGCAAAGGGATtactatatttttgtatgtgcGAAAATTGGAGAATATGTCTGTGGTaatatcataaaagaaaagaggttaaaaaacaaGATATATTTCAATTCAACATAAAGTGCTATCTTAAGTGCTATAAGAAAATGGTATTTATCATAAGAACAGAAGGAGTACATTATAGAAACATAGAATCAAAAACTTACAGAAGCACCTGCAATTGATATGGTGGAAAGAATGCTTGTTCTG
Encoded here:
- the CLDN25 gene encoding putative claudin-25, encoding MAWNFNGKIQLGALLLSLLGWICSCVTTAVPLWKNLSLELNEMESWSMGLWGVCVIQEEGAVVCKTFESFLALPQEFRASRILMLASNGLGFLGFLFSSLGSDCFQLQGVSWGLKKWLRFLAGVLVEVAAASTLFPVSWVAYSTVQDFWDEHVPEIVPRWEFGEALFLGWFAGVFLAVSGLLLICSTWLENDEPPLPPNGSLVTLPTGGPSEMPERFFHPPPRHRDLVI